The following DNA comes from Pomacea canaliculata isolate SZHN2017 linkage group LG10, ASM307304v1, whole genome shotgun sequence.
TGTATGTAAAAAGCCCTTGTTGGCAATGTAATTCCTTTTCCTCCCAGCTCCTCCTTACATTCACTAAAAGACAGTAGATGTCAGTTCCATGGCGATGGACTAAAAATATCGACCAGTTCCAGTAAAAGCATGTGATACACAGAGTGCCTCCCTCACCTGGGAAAAGGGTGGTGGAGGCAAGTTAACTTGTGGTGGCAGCACTTGGGGCTGGGGAGCCTGCAGAGGAAGAACCTGGGCTGGTGGCACAGGATGTGAAATGCCTGCAGTTGTTACCTGTGAGACCAGGGAAGCTGGAATGGTAGGTGGCTCCACAGATGATACCAGAGAGCTTGTACTGGCAAGCTGAGGTATTACAAGCTGCACACACAGAATAATTCATCTTTGCATTCTGGTTTTGACTAAGTAATACAATTTgcaattgttgttgttggttttttttgagAGGGTTGGGACGAATAGTGAAAGAGCAGCAAATCTTTTGTAATTTACAAATCcaaaattgcacctttatctcTATTAACTCTTAATATACAGTTTGCAACGGCATCATTATAACTATTGCTTAAATGTGTCAACGCACCTGTATTAAATGAATTATAAACAATTTGTCAAAAATTTTCTCAACACCACCTTCCAAGTTACTAATTtgtgaaacacacaaaaagtccactttttttatttacttatcattacggtgacattaaaaaaaaaaattcagttcagCCACTTTGCTCCCAATGCTCTGGTGCTATCACCTCTCAAGACAAAATCTGTCATAGATAAGTTCACCATCTTGCTCATCATGCTGTATCTAGGTAGCAAAACGTTTGGTTAAAAATTCTTTAAGGTTGCTGGGTTTTAGTGGCCCAAGTATTGCAAGTCCTACTGCCCAGCTCAGACTGAAGTAAAACCAAACCAAAAGTAAATCAACTAGAACTTTTGTGCAAAAGACCTAAGCAGTTGcagccaaaacaaaaatgctgccATCTTTCTCACCTGTGGAGGTGTGACAACAGCAACAGGAGGAGGCTGGGTGGAAGCCACTGTCTGTAGGTCTGCAGCCAGCGAGACAAGACTTAATGGGCCTGCAAATAAAATGAACCATAATAATTACATACCTCTCATCCTCTTTATAGCATGCATATTTTTCATGCGAATTCTTAAAACAGGAGACTGAAACCACAACAAGAAATTTACCGGCACTCAACCTATTTCAGTTGCAAGATCAGCTTAAATATGAAAAAGCTTTATCAACCAGTGCAGCCTTATCATGTGCTGAGGTGTATCAGGACTTAAAAAATTTCCATAATAATGAAGAGTAAACTAGATGACCATGGATTAAGATCAGACAGCACCAATAAGTAAAATACAGAGTGAACTATAGTGTATGTGACAGCACCAGTACAGTACAGATCCAAGTACAAtgcatgaatgtatgtgtgtgacagcACCAGTCAGGAACAGAGCAAAATCTAACACAACTATAATGTTTTATCCCCCTCAACACAGTATCCACAGTATCATCAGTACTGAAGACTTGTTAAATGGATGTTGTAaccttttaatgtattttaaacaaCGTGAATTTGTATCAAACAAATAGCAATCATCTTAATCCTCGAAAGATCAGCAAACTTCCCTTATGCTATCCATGGAAAGTGAACTCCTTTGTTATAACACTTGTATTATCCACAGCAACACCCTTTCATTCCCCTCAACAAACCCCCCACTCGGTCTcccacctcttttttttttttctatccaacACATACGCTGACAGTAAGGGTAGTCACTTCTTGATATGCTTTacaacttctaaaaaaaaaaagcattacaGAATGGCACTGTCTAAATGTGTAAGAGATAATTTAAGCATGCCTTGATTCTCCTGAGTTAGCAGTAGTGCCAGCTGTTGCTGCAAGGATGTCAATTGCAGGTTCAGGTGGCCACAGAAGTCCTGGTGCTGCTTCTCAAGAGCAGCATACTGCTGCTGACTATTGGCCGTGATCTGCGTCACTACTTCAGCATTATCTGTAATCAGGCTGGCCTGGTCACAGATGTGAAAAAAGCAGTCAAAACAGGTGGTGtacatgcatttattattaaaaaaaaagaaaaacaagaaaacattttttttaagaacacaaactgaaagcatttttcttatatttgcaaatttttgccacttgtaatttttatatgcTCACTACTGTGTCTAAACATATCAAACATACATATCAAAGTGAAATTCCTGTACCTGGTAAGCAGCTATTGCTTGAGCAGGATCTTGTAAtttctgaaaaaacaaacagaaaaatgatatcAGTCTGAGAGaagaacataacaaaacaacaaaagtgactAAACATTTTTGTGGTAACAGAATACAAGATCTTAAAGATCTGTTTACATaaagaactataaaaaaaatgtatatcaCCCACACAGGCTCAGTCtaccaaaaaatgtaaaacggTTCACTCTTACCTCTAGAGTATCTTTGTTTAGGTAAGCATGGTTCTCCCACAGTTTTAGCAGctgagaaaaggaaaataataaattcattagTTTGTAGTGCACATATATAAAATGGTGAACCTGCATGTCTGTGAAATAgtgaataaatacatataaatatcaCTGAAGAAGACATTATTAAGAGCTATAAAGTTCTGAGGTGAATGGATGCAATTTACCTTGTTCAGCTTGTCCTGTTGTTTCTCTTCTTCACAGCCCATTCTGGCAGTGCAGAAGATGGGCACAACAACTTTCTCCAGACTTTCTTTCAGATTGTCAACGTTACGCCGCACACTGCATACAAAAGTATCCAGTGTCGGACAAGGCAAGCCAGCATACACTTAAGTGAATAATCTTCAACATGCAGCAAATGTTACAGTGTAATGTGGGATGTTCAGcaatcaaggaaaaaaaagcaaaggacaTCTGTCGACTCTCGGATGAAATAGTAAATATTACAGTTCTGGGATGTTCTGCAATCATGGAAGAGAGAGTGTATGACATCTGTTGATCCCCAGGTGTTTTagatttttgatgttttgcatTCCCTAAGTTGGCATAATAATCTACTTACCAGTGATGGATGATGTCATACATCAAGTAAATCAGATGTAGACGCAGAAAAAATGATGCCTCCTTGCTTGTCAACCTATCCAAAATAAGAAGGAAAATATGTTCAGATACAGGggcacacacataaatgcatgcacactcTCCCATCACACTCATCCCCAAAAATGTGCACATGTGGATGACTCTCCTCACTCATTAATTAAGACCTTTATCTtggttattttatattaatcaGACCTTCTGGCtgaaaagtacagaaaataattaCTATAAATTTTCCTGCCCAAggaacaaatattaaatatttaaaaatcaagagaaaaagaaaaaatttgctttttttgcatttcaggcactgaaattattaaaattttatgatggtcttttttcttatttacaagatTAAACAACTACTTTTACAACATCCACATACTCTTTAGCAATAAAATTTCCTTCACGTGTTCCATCTAGAGACCATcaacaggaaagaatggttcaatTCTAGGGGAGGGAGGTGACAGTATTTGTCAGGCTTCATGGAAGCAATTTGTGAAGCATGATCTCTAGAGCAGCCAGCACTGTGTGTGttcctcacctccctccccaGTATACGTGAATTCAAAGCAAAGTAAATATTACTTGTAAAGCTATGGATGGTGTCTCCATCTGGGCAACATAACAAGGGCAATTATTCTGCACATTAGCTCAAATAATTGTATTTTGAGTTTTTGCCTTGCCTCCTTAGAGTGAATAgaacttccatttttttccaaagttaaaataaaagtttgcataCAAAGGCTTAATTACACAATATGAGTGAAATGCTCAAAATTACCGACCATAATTTAAATCTCCTCTCACTGCCAAAGAGATtgtaaaacaagagaaaaaactCCCTCTTAACATGCACAGCCCACAAGCAGCATGTGTGTCTTCAAcaagcagtgtgtgtgttagcacaagtgtgcacacatacatgtatgaGAGTATGAGAGTGTATGTatatgagtgtgagagagagagcacatgaATGACAGTAAAGTGCATTCAATGCCTAGTTAAGGTGTGTCTGTACTTATCTTGAGTGTTAATCTCAAGAACTTAAAACCTGCCTTCAGTGGTGGGAAAAGGCactctacaaataaatacaggGAGTTTATTTTAACTCTTCAGCATCACAGATAccatgtgtacatgcacataatGCTCCACATATCTTCTCCACCAGCAGCATTGGGTATTTAACACCTTATGTACAACATATCTGAAATCATGTAGTTGCTAATATTAAACAGATTGAAATACATTGAATGTGTACTGCTGTTGTATTTTCAAATCCtgtctccaaaaaaaaaaaaaaacctgctagaTATTAAGTTAGCTGCAGTAACAAAAGAAGGAACCTGAATTTAAGATCTTTTAAGCCTTGGAGTGAATGGTGATGGGGCAAACTACCTAGATGGTATACCAGAAAACTGTTATTCTAGCACTCTTGGAAAACATGCTCTACCACTTATAAAAAACTTTGACCTAAATTCACTCTCACAGTATTGACAACATTCtgctttaaaataatgcaaagatgtacaaagacaaaagcataacagatcttttaaaacaaatttaaatcattCTTTAAAGCAACTCTTCAAAATGGCTAAAGCAAAACCACAAAGtatcttttaaagcaaaacttcACAAtgcttttaaagcaaaacttaacaatgcttttaaagcaaaacttaaCAATGCTTTTAAAGCAACATAACAAAGGAGGaacagagaaagggagaatGGAGAAAATTCTAAATGCAAAGGACTTACTTTTGGATTTCACGTCCAAGAGTcctattaaaaacatttcaaggtGGCTTCATTCTAAATTGTTACAAGGACTGATCAAAATGGTTCAGCCATGGTCAGAAAATAGCAActtgtttagttttataaaaaaatatataaagaaaacaaaatccaataAAGGGGGGCAAACATAATTAAAGGACTATCTTCAGTGAGATATATGGTTtctcacaaagaaaagaaaaaaaatgcacaatcCATGCTGTCTATGAACCACAACATTCAAGCTGAAGCAAATGCTACTTGACAAGACCATGTCACAAAACACTAATAACAaaaatcagtgtgtgtgtgtcgggatACATAGTTTTACTCtacagaagaaacaagaaaagctGAACACCTATGACCATTTCTGTTGAGAAACACTTACTTGTCTAAGAAATATTGTGAGATCAGTTCACAGTGCTTGTCTGTGTTGGCATGACTCATTATCCAGTTCTTTCCATTCTAAAACAAAAgccagaccattgaaataagaCTGTACATTTCAATACTATATTTTATACGCTACCGAAGAAATATAATGTAGGTAAAGTGATCATAAATAATGTAAAGCTATGAAAATCAGAGAAATCTTTAGACATTGggattttgttttgattctaTGTAATCATGTTAATAACCCACAATTTGTGTTTGCcctttttaaatacaaacaaattcAGATCTCTCACCAGGATGGCATCTTTTGTACAAGAGTTGATTATTGGCTGCACTGTCTCATCAAACTGTTCCAAGCTAACTTCACAATCACCTGCCAGATGCTTCAGGTGTTCCTGACGATTTGTCAAAATAGCTTCTTCTATCTGGatcttcaattttaaaaaaattcaacaacaaatcatcaGCTATATTGTTATTAAGAAGAATATAAATAGATGCAACAATTCAGTAATTGATAAATCAGTGACATCTGCTCAGGAATAGTACAAATAGTTATTTTATGGCTTGATTGACATTCAACATAGTAACAGCAGTAAATTTGAACTGGCTATAAATTATCAGAATTCCTAGGTTACATTACTTAAGAGAGAAGCTTTTCTACAGCTCTCTAAAGAATTAAGTGGGCTGAAAATTTTATCATAGAAATGATGCCACAATGAAGATGCACACTGTCAACTACATTTTGGAACAAACAGCAGAGATATCGTAAAAGGTTTGAAAACTATCTGATTCTGTCATTCACCCTTTTATTTACACTGCTTTTATTATTGACTGTTGCACTCTTCTctgctttgttcttttataggtttttatattttaagcaaaaaCACTGTACTTTTAGCTTTTAGGTCAGGGGAAGGCTGGAATACACATTAATGTTTAtccatgtgcacatgcatgcatgtgtgcacacacatacgcactcCCACAATCTTGATGCATCTTACCTGCTGTTGTCTCATCAGGTTTTGATACTGAGCAGAAAGGTTGGTCTCACTCTGTTTAATCTGCTCGGCCATCTGTGTCTGCATGCTAGCAACCTGCTGCTGCAAGCCAGTGATTTGCTGCTGCAGCGCTGCTTTCTTCTCTGCTTCATGCAAGGccacttgctgctgctgcacaaTAGCCATCTGTTGTTGTTCAGCCAGCATCTGTTGTTTCTTGAGAACTGAAGGACAGTGTTCAGGTTAGCTTCTATGACTACAACTTGCAACAAATGAGAGAACTTAACAACAAAAGTAGGCTGCATAGTTAGTCAATAAGCTGGTTGTTGCATTCATAATCAATACAAAGCACATATCACAGCAGAAATCTAACAAAGTGCCTACTAACCAACAGTATCACTAATGATGTCTATACTAATAGGAGAGGCCttaaaacacaatcacacatacacttgTAAAGCATGTAACTACCTGCACATCCATactatctttctctcacacacacatatacatatacacacaagctATAGAGATGGGGCAATGGGAACCCATTACAAAAGGAACAGACTATATGGTGAATAATAACTCCATACTTTCCCTCAGGACTCAAAGGATGATAGTACCTTAGATGGGGAGCACATGCGGAATTCTAAACTGAATAAAATAGATCTCTACGTACTAGCCTGTTCCGTGGTGACCTTGTACTGATAGTAGTTAAAGTACTCTCCGCCAAAAAGGAATCCGAATTTGGAGTTATCCCGCTGCTTCTGTTTTGTCATCTGCTCAAATTCTGGTCCATTGCGAGCCACAAAGTTGGCAAGCTTGTCAATGATATTTGTCATTTCTGggtctaagaaaaaaaaaaaaaaaaacaagaaaagaaactgagTGACAGGCAACAGCGCTACctggacattttttaaaattttgttttttagtccAGCACAGGAACTCAACAGATTTCCAAGGATCTGCACCAGCTACCAGTTGGGCAGTAGCAGAATAAATTATCATGCTCCAGATATCAATGTAACTTAAATTCTAAATACAAAAATCCACTGGACACTTCCCGCATCCCCTACCCATCACAACTGGAGATGATTATTTTATAAAGCAATGTTTTTTGCATATAGTTCTGTAGCATATGCCAGGATAAAGAGCCAACTGACACTACTGACACCAACTactcttttttctgttccatATGCCCCTTTGTTTTAAGTAACcattaacaataaatattaacaagtGCTTGTCTTCAGCCTCAGTTTTAGCTAGGAGTTTTGAGATGTGCACTGAAACTGAAAAGGGATCAGGTCATTTGAAATTAtaccctctccctcccttctctgtttcttctcatctcatacacacatatctttcacactttttgtatgacaaaactaataaactgcttaaaattataagtgggataaaaattaaacagaccaaaacagttacaaaatagaaagaaattacTGACACATGGCAAAGCAGCTTTGATTATCTAAAAGTACACAAATCACAAATACTTGACTAATATGGTGGAGAGTAGAGAGGgactaaaaaaaattctacctTCTTAagtataaaactataaaaataatacatcatCCTATTATTATCCTTCATTTACTGCTATtccaaaagcaaaaatttattacatatttaaaaatgaatgaaaatgctATTCTAGAAGGTGAAGACAGTGTTGGCTTTCAAAGAAATACATATCTTTGTTCAagtattaataaataagatgcATACCTTCGGTTCAAAGTAATATAAGCAGCCTATAACATTTGGACTCCTTCTCATTTGCATACAGTCATGATAGTAACTCTACCACAAGGGACAAGGCTGAGATGTTACCATGTGAACTGTCCTAGAAGCCTCTCAGCACAGCAATCAATCAATACTACTGTTCTCTAGACTGCTCTACTTTCTGACCAATAAAAACTCTGTCACTGTTGCTATGCTCAGAGAGAACTTAACCTGCTCTCATTCCAAGTTGCTGCTCATAAAGACTATTCAACTTTGAATCaataacatgcaaaaaaaagactaaattaaCAAGTTCTACAAGCAAAATAGAtaacctgttttcttttttcaaaagtattttgaaatttaGAAAAGCTAACTTTTTAGCATTTTTACTTTGCTTTGTACTTCTCAATAAAGGTGTGTGTCAAGGATTGGGTAGACAAAAACATGAGGCTAGGGATGTTTGGTTAAGATTTTACTTCTACCATCATGTGAACATTAAATGCCACACAATgacaagaaagatttaaaatagCCTGAGCAGAAAAATAGAATCTATGttgactaaaacaaaaacagattagaactacatttaaaactgatttttggATGCCAGCTCCAGTTTTGAATATACTTGTGGAATTAACATGCACAACTGTTTGAATCAGCATTATcaaaaattcagaaaatcaTTAACAACTTTTATCTTTTAGATTTAGTCCTATCagttgaaaacaaacaaacaaacaattaaggctgcttaaaatgtttatatttgtcctTGGCAAAAGGCCTCATCGTTCTTCTCAGTTTTGTTGAAAACAACATTTTGGATCCCATCTATGCTAAATCTTTTGGGGAAGGTTCATTCTTTTTGTCGCACTTACCATTTGGAATGTATTATCTCTAAGTCTGAGGAATACTTCGACAAGTGAGCTTTTATCATACATCTCTGAAAACTTATCCTACCCCGCTCCCGAAGATCTTTGCTCAGCATCAACTGTGGCTGAAAACCTTGTGATATATGCATCTTTTTGAGTGCTGTCCAAATGTATgcttatttaatgtttgttttggaaTTGTAAAGCGTATGGGAACGTATAATGAAACTTTTCTACATAAATTACATTATTCTAAATATATCCAAACTTTAATACCTCTAGGAATCGTACAAGGATGACAAGCAAAGGGGACTTTATTCGACTGATCAAAGGAAAAAGCGATATCGGAGTAGCCTCCCGTAGTCTAGGCTTCGTGTAAACAATGTGCATTTCAAGCTAATCTTAGCTGTAAGTCagcacattatttaaaataatttattccgAGTTAAAGAGAAACCCCAGCTCTTGTATATTTAAATGAATCTCCAGTGCTAGAAATAAAAGCTGGAATGCTTTGTTCTTACAGTCTTACAAGTGATCTAGAAATGTCGCAGATCCGAGTaacacaaaatatcaaagtGCTTGAACTTGAAAGGTGGAAGAACCTAAAATACTAAAACAGAAGACTAATAGATGACACAACCAACACTTTGGATAGTGCGTTTACCTTCGGGCGGTTTGGGCAgctccattttgtttttgaaaacaaattatctcTTGCCTTTTCGTTTTCACTAACATTACTCGGTATTCCACTTCCGGTCAATTCAGAACTGCAGTCCCGCACTTTGCATGTAAATGATGGTTTTGGTTTACATATTCGTAATAAAAGGAATTATCGATAGACTttatagaagaaaaatatattatatattttagtatcaAAATGTTGGCTTTTCATTGTGTTTACAGTCTCTCTGTTATCGCCAATCAGCTCTTACTCTTTGCGCCGTCCCAAAAAACAATCGAATAAGAGATATCAGTAAATAGGTCACCGAAATGCATATGAAAACAAGAGAATTTCAGACTTGAAATTCAGATGATAATCAACAAGCAATCGTGTGATACATGCaactctgttttattttggtcaAATATTGATATCTGATtgtgcaattattattatgcgTGTTGACTGATGCAACAGGGACGTGGAAACTGAAAATGGGTTGCAACGTAAACAAGGCTAACCCGACTAACCACGCCACCTCGGTGAAAACACGGCAGCAGGTCACGACCAGCTCAACGCTGATTGGCTGAAACACCGCGTGACTCACTTCCACGTCGGCTCGCCGAAAGCAGACGCTGCATAAAAGAAGGAGCGAGCCCTACCTCTTCGTCAGTTTGTTGCAATCGGGATGGAAGGATGAAGAGTTGAGGTTGCACTTAGGTGAAGCCCGGCTATGGCTGAGGTCGATTGCAATAATTCAGAGGAAGAACGGATATACACCTGACAAGAGCGTTGACCATAGTTTTTCTTTGTGGAAAGCAGAAGTTTTAAGTGGCGATTTTTGATTACGAGCCCGTGAAATTGTTAGCAACTCTACGTAAATCTGCTGAAATACTTCACACAATGAGGAATGTAAGTGCTATATcacatctttttatttcattcttgataacaaagaaagaatgattgTAGCTAAAGTTAACGGCGCAATCGTGTTTTTAGATTGAATGTGTTTGTTGACAATTCTAAACCCAAACAATAACAAAGCCTTGCTGTGCGTTTTGAGCTCCGATTGGCAAAATCCTGCTGACTTCACCGTCTATTTTTAGCACAAGCCTAACCGTTCAGgaaatgtcgtctgctggtgCAAGAAAGACGCGTTTAATCCCCAAATATTGTTCTCggcattttaacaaaaaatttgaaGACAGCATGTAGTTAGTTAAGAAGTTTAAAAGGTCCAGCAATAAAAGCTGCAAATGCATGTCGCACAAATGATTGAAAATACAGGAACTTGAAGGTAATCGTGTGTGCGACTGCGATCGAGTGTCGAGTAAAGTTAACTTTGTGCGTGCATCGTTTAAAGTCTTGGTTACTCTGCGATGTGCAGCTGGAAGAAATGGTTTTGACACGGAAATCAGCTGCCCGACCCACAAGTTTGGACTTGGATAACGCATTGACAATGGACATGGACGGAATATTTCCAGACATGGATAACAATAACCTCCACCAACCAACACAGAATTCAAGGAAAAAGCGACGTCGAGCAGCTGATATTCCAGTAAAAAGGTTTTTAGGTAAGCCTCTTTTGAACTTCATAGGTAGTTAGGTGGCTTTATAAATGTAGATAACTGATAACAAGCACACAGTAAATATTATCTGTTAGTTACGTAGTCGTTAGTAAGTCTCTTTCATTGACTTGCAGCTTCTTCTTAGCAGTTGCATTTCATGTGGAATGTTTGGCCCGCTTTAGGAGAATTTATCAAAAGAATTTGAGCCTCGAAATCTAGTAGTTCATGAGGACTTAAAACAGGAATTTTTACAGGTGTTAAAGCTGTTCACTTTTTACttctattaatattataatattaaaatattataaaattaaataattatatttgtctTTCCAGATGCATATGAAACAACTGGGGAATTTCTTGGAAACGGGTCTTATGCTTCTGTACAGACATACCGAAATAAATCAAGCGGCAAAGAGTATGCCGTTAAGGTATATACATGCTTGAAATTTAAGGGGAAAGATTTGATTTACTAGTGGAATGTAAGCACAGAGTAATAATCAGCAGTAACaacattgtcattttaaaatactattttttcaCAACTGTATATGCTATTCTGGATTCCcatttgtgattgtttatttttttaaagaaaattatagaGTTTGGttatgtttctttctgtttcagatGATTGAAAAGTGCAATAGTCTGTCCAGGAGCAAAGTATTTAAGGAAATAGAAATCTTTCAGATTTGCAAGGGGCGTGAAAACATTCTTAATCTTGTGGAGTATTTTGAGGAAGATGACCGCTTCTATCTAGTTTTTGACAAGATGGTAGGTGGGACCCTGCTGGCAAACATTGAGCGCCGAGGACATCTTACAGAACGGGAGGCCAGTTTAGTTGTGAGAGACATTGCAAAGGCTTTGGATTTCCTGCATAGTAAAGgtacattttctttataatgAATTGCTTTAAAtcataaatgaaaacagatatGCTGTATATAAAAGTTGTATTACCCTTGTcaaatttgggaaaaaaaaaatcccgagaccttATTGTAAATATAATCAAAAATTAGTTCTGTAATAGTAAAATATTCTTGTTGGAagttatttaaaacattttttttttttttaacatgtggCATCTAATAAAGACGTGTTATATTTcggtttgtctttttctttaggAATAGCACACCGAGACTTGAAGCCAGAGAATATTCTATGTGAACGTGCTGAGGAAGTTGTGCCCATAAAGATCTGCGATTTTGACTTGGCTAGTGCAATAAAGTGCGATTCTGATGGTACCAAAACACCTGAACTTCTGACACCAGTTGGATCTGCAGAATACATGGCACCAGAAGTAGTGGATGCCTGGGTTGGCGAGTCTTTTTCCTATGACAAAAGATGTGACCTTTGGAGCCTTGGGATTATTTTGTAAGTACCCATTTGCTGCTAGATTTTATTTTGGGTAATGGAGGTTCATTCATGGGAGAGTTTTAGTAAAGCTTTTAACTCTTAATAAACATGGTATAGCAAAAACATCCAAGATTAGTTATTGGGGGTAATCTTTTTAAAGATCCAGATTATGTCACCATCCTGATTTTTGTCTTCATACATCATTGTCATATAAATACATGAATTGTTGCTCAAAGTCCTTGACTTACAGTTGGCTTCTTATTGTTGACAGGTACATCATGCTATGTGGCTATCCACCATTTTATGGTCAGTGTGGAGAAGACTGTGGATGGGAAAGGGGTGAAGCTTGCCAAGAGTGTCAGGAAACCCTCTTCAACAGCATCCAGGAAGGACAGTATGTTTTTCCTCCAACTGAGTGGAGCAGCATCTCTTTCTCAGCGAAGGATCTGATTTGCCACCTGCTGGTGCGTAACCCTCGCAAGCGCTATTCAGCTGCTGATGTGCTTAGACATCCTTGGGTTTGCAGTCCTCCTGCTGCCACACCTCTGGCTACACCTCATGTGCTCACAAGGTAAGACAAATCTCTTTCAAATTTCAATTTTACAAATTGTGTGCAGGGCATGGGAGCTGTTTAATTGTTGAATGCATTGAtatcattatattttaattacaaatgaatctttttaatatcttgatAGACGATCCATTAAACCAAAGCATATTAAAAGTGCCAACAGTATTAAAAAGTAAgcaaaataatcataatttaATTCTAGTATTTAGCATTTCTCTGTATTTAGCTGTAAATATTattcttacaatttttaatattatctgATTACAGAAACAACAGCACCAAAGACTTGGAGTCATTTGCAGAGACGGCAATCTCCATCAACCGCATGATGCAGCAACATCTTCACATGTCTGCTTCACAAGCCCATCAGTTTTTCTCCAGTTGCAGCCGCAGTGAGAGCAGCAGTGACAACAGTGAGGATGCCTGCCAGATAGATGCTACAAAAGCCCCAGATAGTGCGAGCA
Coding sequences within:
- the LOC112573271 gene encoding calcium homeostasis endoplasmic reticulum protein-like isoform X3 yields the protein MTNIIDKLANFVARNGPEFEQMTKQKQRDNSKFGFLFGGEYFNYYQYKVTTEQAILKKQQMLAEQQQMAIVQQQQVALHEAEKKAALQQQITGLQQQVASMQTQMAEQIKQSETNLSAQYQNLMRQQQIQIEEAILTNRQEHLKHLAGDCEVSLEQFDETVQPIINSCTKDAILNGKNWIMSHANTDKHCELISQYFLDKTLGREIQKLTSKEASFFLRLHLIYLMYDIIHHCVRRNVDNLKESLEKVVVPIFCTARMGCEEEKQQDKLNKLLKLWENHAYLNKDTLEKLQDPAQAIAAYQASLITDNAEVVTQITANSQQQYAALEKQHQDFCGHLNLQLTSLQQQLALLLTQENQGPLSLVSLAADLQTVASTQPPPVAVVTPPQLVIPQLASTSSLVSSVEPPTIPASLVSQVTTAGISHPVPPAQVLPLQAPQPQVLPPQVNLPPPPFSQPPPGFDPQIPPPQIAVPSIPPPQQFEYGHGYGAPRPAMHPADFTLPDLSKPPPGFPPTVPQHGPALPPPPPPGGMPLLPMDMDLTPSVPYYDLPAGLMAPLVRLDDVDYKPLDSRDIRLPPPMPPSERLLAAVDAFYTAPSRERPRDGEGWEKLGLYEFFKAKHRAKKNKEEGRYYRSSRSHSRSRSRSRSRSRSRSRSETPPRRRRFDIEMEEKRRESDSRSRSPSPARRRSRSASKSRSRSSSRSRSRSRSKSPLPYLRSSRSPSPQRQRAVSKERSPTPPSFNMGGAAMMGMMESRLGETNKGHQLLMKMGWSGKGLGAAEQGIVDPIEAAEVRDKLDMRKGIGIDLKDPFEQFRKSKAAGFIQRMRARDDGSTAEPPPTSNRKSKSEK
- the LOC112573271 gene encoding calcium homeostasis endoplasmic reticulum protein-like isoform X2, producing the protein MELPKPPEDPEMTNIIDKLANFVARNGPEFEQMTKQKQRDNSKFGFLFGGEYFNYYQYKVTTEQAILKKQQMLAEQQQMAIVQQQQVALHEAEKKAALQQQITGLQQQVASMQTQMAEQIKQSETNLSAQYQNLMRQQQIQIEEAILTNRQEHLKHLAGDCEVSLEQFDETVQPIINSCTKDAILNGKNWIMSHANTDKHCELISQYFLDKLTSKEASFFLRLHLIYLMYDIIHHCVRRNVDNLKESLEKVVVPIFCTARMGCEEEKQQDKLNKLLKLWENHAYLNKDTLEKLQDPAQAIAAYQASLITDNAEVVTQITANSQQQYAALEKQHQDFCGHLNLQLTSLQQQLALLLTQENQGPLSLVSLAADLQTVASTQPPPVAVVTPPQLVIPQLASTSSLVSSVEPPTIPASLVSQVTTAGISHPVPPAQVLPLQAPQPQVLPPQVNLPPPPFSQPPPGFDPQIPPPQIAVPSIPPPQQFEYGHGYGAPRPAMHPADFTLPDLSKPPPGFPPTVPQHGPALPPPPPPGGMPLLPMDMDLTPSVPYYDLPAGLMAPLVRLDDVDYKPLDSRDIRLPPPMPPSERLLAAVDAFYTAPSRERPRDGEGWEKLGLYEFFKAKHRAKKNKEEGRYYRSSRSHSRSRSRSRSRSRSRSRSETPPRRRRFDIEMEEKRRESDSRSRSPSPARRRSRSASKSRSRSSSRSRSRSRSKSPLPYLRSSRSPSPQRQRAVSKERSPTPPSFNMGGAAMMGMMESRLGETNKGHQLLMKMGWSGKGLGAAEQGIVDPIEAAEVRDKLDMRKGIGIDLKDPFEQFRKSKAAGFIQRMRARDDGSTAEPPPTSNRKSKSEK